A stretch of the Serratia marcescens genome encodes the following:
- the mglC gene encoding galactose/methyl galactoside ABC transporter permease MglC translates to MNALNKKTLFTYFKEGGIYVVLLVLLAIIIIQDPTFLSLMNLSNILTQSSVRIIIALGVAGLIVTQGTDLSAGRQVGLAAVVAATLLQSMDNVNKVFPHMETWSIPLVILLVCAVGAVIGLVNGLIIAYLNVTPFITTLGTMIIVYGINSLYYDSVGASPVAGFDPKFSTFAQGFLRFGDFKLSYITFYALIAIIFVWILWTKTRFGKNIFAIGGNPEAAKVSGVNVPLNLIMIYALSGVFYAFGGLLEAGRIGSATNNLGFMYELDAIAACVVGGVSFAGGVGTVWGVVTGVIIFTVINYGLTYIGINPYWQYIIKGSIIIFAVALDSLKYAKKK, encoded by the coding sequence ATGAACGCGCTAAATAAAAAAACCTTATTTACCTATTTCAAGGAAGGCGGCATTTACGTGGTGTTGCTGGTGCTGTTGGCCATCATCATCATTCAGGATCCTACCTTCCTCAGCCTGATGAACCTGAGCAACATTCTGACGCAGTCTTCGGTGCGCATCATCATCGCGCTGGGCGTGGCGGGGCTGATCGTGACCCAGGGCACCGACCTGTCCGCCGGGCGACAGGTGGGGTTGGCGGCGGTGGTGGCGGCCACGCTGCTGCAGTCGATGGATAACGTCAACAAGGTATTTCCGCACATGGAAACCTGGTCGATTCCCCTGGTCATCCTGCTGGTGTGTGCGGTCGGTGCGGTGATTGGCCTGGTTAACGGCCTGATTATCGCCTATCTCAACGTGACGCCGTTCATCACCACCTTGGGCACCATGATCATCGTCTACGGCATCAACTCGCTGTATTACGATTCGGTTGGCGCTTCGCCGGTCGCGGGCTTCGATCCGAAGTTTTCCACCTTTGCCCAGGGGTTCTTGCGCTTCGGTGACTTTAAGCTGTCGTACATTACCTTCTATGCGCTGATTGCCATCATATTCGTCTGGATCCTGTGGACCAAGACCCGCTTCGGCAAGAACATTTTCGCCATCGGCGGTAACCCGGAAGCGGCCAAAGTGTCCGGGGTCAACGTGCCGTTGAACCTGATCATGATCTATGCGCTGTCCGGCGTGTTCTACGCCTTTGGCGGCCTGCTGGAAGCGGGGCGCATCGGCAGCGCCACCAATAACCTCGGCTTTATGTACGAGCTGGATGCCATCGCCGCCTGCGTGGTGGGGGGCGTCTCCTTCGCCGGCGGGGTGGGTACGGTGTGGGGCGTGGTGACCGGGGTGATCATCTTCACCGTCATCAACTACGGCCTGACCTATATCGGCATCAACCCGTACTGGCAGTACATCATCAAGGGCAGCATCATCATCTTCGCCGTGGCGCTGGACTCGTTGAAATACGCCAAGAAGAAGTAG
- a CDS encoding tautomerase family protein, which translates to MPVFTITLKRRNTLDKKRISSAIHTAVVKTGYPANDQFQRFIRLEEDDLYVDPTYPDLESPRSANFVLIEAMLSSGSPDARKQLLLQSLVQELALIGLDSNDLMVLFIELDRLNSSFGGGRRASPLSMSQ; encoded by the coding sequence ATGCCTGTATTTACCATTACGCTGAAAAGACGTAATACGCTTGATAAGAAAAGAATTTCATCGGCTATTCACACGGCGGTAGTAAAAACCGGCTATCCTGCGAACGATCAATTCCAGCGCTTTATCCGTCTTGAGGAAGACGATTTATATGTGGATCCCACTTATCCCGATCTGGAATCCCCCCGCAGCGCTAACTTCGTGTTGATTGAAGCTATGCTTTCCTCTGGCTCCCCCGATGCCCGCAAACAATTACTCTTACAGTCTCTGGTGCAGGAACTCGCCCTGATTGGACTGGACAGCAATGACCTGATGGTCCTCTTCATTGAATTGGACCGTTTGAATAGTTCATTCGGCGGTGGCAGAAGGGCATCCCCACTTTCAATGTCGCAATAA
- the sanA gene encoding outer membrane permeability protein SanA: MWKRLIISLFIIIAVLMGSAIALDRWISWKTAPYVYDELQELPHRQVGVVLGTAKYYRTGVINQYYRYRIQGAINAYNSGKVKYLLLSGDNAQQSYNEPMTMRRDLIAAGVAPSDIVLDYAGFRTLDSIVRTRKVFDTNDFIIITQRFHCERALFIALHMGIQAQCYAVPSPKDMMTVRAREIFARLGALTDLYILKREPRFLGPLIPISAMHTVPEDAQGYPAVSPEQLVELEHKLKEEKQKAKQP; the protein is encoded by the coding sequence ATGTGGAAACGCCTGATCATCAGCCTGTTCATCATCATTGCGGTGTTGATGGGTTCGGCTATTGCGCTCGATCGCTGGATCAGCTGGAAAACCGCGCCTTACGTCTACGACGAACTGCAGGAATTGCCGCACCGCCAGGTCGGCGTGGTGCTCGGCACCGCCAAGTATTACCGCACCGGGGTGATCAACCAGTACTACCGTTACCGCATTCAGGGGGCGATCAACGCCTATAACAGCGGCAAGGTGAAATACCTGCTGCTGAGCGGCGACAACGCCCAGCAAAGCTATAACGAGCCGATGACCATGCGCCGCGATCTGATCGCCGCCGGCGTGGCGCCGAGCGATATCGTGCTGGACTACGCCGGTTTCCGCACCCTGGACTCCATCGTGCGCACCCGCAAGGTGTTCGACACCAACGATTTCATCATCATCACCCAGCGTTTCCACTGCGAGCGCGCGCTGTTCATCGCCCTGCACATGGGCATTCAGGCGCAGTGCTACGCGGTGCCGTCGCCGAAAGACATGATGACGGTCCGCGCCCGCGAGATCTTCGCTCGTCTGGGCGCGCTGACCGATCTGTACATCCTCAAGCGCGAACCGCGCTTCCTCGGCCCGCTGATCCCGATCTCCGCCATGCACACCGTGCCGGAAGACGCCCAGGGCTATCCCGCCGTGTCACCGGAACAGCTGGTTGAGCTGGAGCACAAGCTGAAAGAAGAGAAGCAGAAAGCCAAACAGCCTTAA
- a CDS encoding NAD-dependent malic enzyme: MELEYESKRPLYIPYAGPILLEFPLLNKGSAFTEEERSHFNLHGLLPEAVETIEEQVERAYRQYQDFKNDNDKHIYLRNIQDTNETLFYRLLDSHLSEMMPIIYTPTVGEACEHFSDIYRRARGLFISYPNRDRIDDMLQNATKQNVKVIVVTDGERILGLGDQGIGGMGIPIGKLSLYTACGGISPAYTLPVVLDVGTNNPQRLNDPLYMGWRHPRISGEEYHAFVEEFIQAVKRRWPNVLLQFEDFAQNNATPLLNRYRDEICCFNDDIQGTAAVTLGSLIAASRAAGSQLRDQTVTFLGAGSAGCGIAEQIIAQMKSEGLSEDEARARVFMVDRFGLLTDKLPNLLDFQSKLVQKSDNLAGWETASDAISLLDVVRNAKPTILIGVSGQPGLFTEELIREMHKHCERPIVMPLSNPTSRVEARPEDIINWTDGAALVATGSPFAPVSYKEQLYPIAQCNNSYIFPGIGLGVLASGATRVTDAMLMAASRALADCSPLATDGHGALLPNIDDIQGVSKCIAMEVGKAAQLQGVAIVTSEDALSKAIEHNFWRPQYRSYKRTSF; encoded by the coding sequence ATGGAACTAGAATACGAAAGCAAACGCCCGCTCTACATCCCTTACGCCGGCCCGATTCTGCTGGAATTTCCGCTGCTGAACAAAGGCAGCGCTTTCACCGAGGAAGAACGTAGCCACTTCAACCTGCACGGCCTGCTGCCGGAAGCGGTGGAAACCATCGAAGAACAGGTGGAACGCGCCTACCGTCAGTATCAGGATTTCAAGAACGATAACGACAAGCACATCTACCTGCGCAACATCCAGGACACCAACGAAACCCTGTTCTACCGCCTGCTGGACTCGCACCTGAGCGAGATGATGCCGATCATCTACACCCCGACCGTCGGCGAGGCCTGTGAGCACTTCTCCGATATCTACCGCCGCGCGCGCGGGCTGTTCATCTCCTACCCGAACCGCGATCGCATCGATGACATGCTGCAAAATGCCACCAAGCAGAACGTCAAGGTGATCGTGGTCACCGACGGCGAGCGCATTCTCGGTCTGGGCGACCAGGGTATCGGCGGCATGGGCATCCCCATCGGCAAACTGTCGCTGTACACCGCCTGCGGCGGCATCAGCCCGGCCTACACGCTGCCGGTGGTGCTGGACGTCGGCACCAACAACCCGCAGCGCCTCAACGATCCGCTGTACATGGGCTGGCGCCATCCGCGCATCTCCGGCGAGGAGTACCACGCCTTCGTCGAAGAGTTTATTCAGGCGGTCAAACGCCGCTGGCCGAACGTGCTGCTGCAGTTCGAAGACTTCGCGCAGAACAACGCCACCCCGCTGTTGAACCGCTATCGCGACGAGATCTGCTGCTTCAACGATGACATTCAGGGCACCGCCGCGGTGACCCTCGGCAGCCTGATCGCCGCCAGCCGCGCCGCCGGCAGCCAGCTGCGCGATCAGACCGTCACCTTCCTCGGCGCCGGTTCCGCCGGCTGTGGCATCGCCGAGCAAATCATCGCGCAGATGAAGTCCGAAGGCTTGAGCGAAGACGAAGCGCGCGCCCGCGTATTCATGGTCGACCGCTTCGGCCTGCTGACCGACAAACTGCCGAACCTGCTCGATTTCCAGAGCAAGCTGGTACAGAAGAGCGACAACCTGGCCGGTTGGGAAACCGCCAGCGACGCCATCTCGCTGCTGGACGTGGTGCGCAACGCCAAGCCGACCATTCTGATCGGGGTGTCCGGCCAGCCGGGGCTGTTTACCGAAGAGCTGATCCGCGAAATGCATAAGCACTGCGAGCGCCCTATCGTGATGCCGCTGTCCAACCCGACCTCGCGCGTGGAAGCCCGTCCGGAAGACATCATCAACTGGACCGACGGCGCCGCCCTGGTGGCAACCGGTAGCCCGTTCGCGCCGGTAAGCTATAAAGAGCAGCTGTACCCGATCGCCCAGTGCAACAACTCCTACATCTTCCCCGGGATTGGTCTCGGCGTGCTGGCCTCCGGCGCCACCCGCGTCACCGACGCCATGCTGATGGCCGCCAGCCGCGCGCTGGCGGACTGTTCGCCGCTGGCCACCGACGGCCACGGCGCGTTGCTGCCGAATATCGACGATATTCAGGGCGTGTCGAAGTGCATCGCCATGGAAGTAGGTAAGGCGGCGCAGCTGCAGGGTGTGGCGATCGTCACCTCCGAAGACGCGCTGTCGAAAGCCATCGAGCACAACTTCTGGCGGCCGCAGTACCGCAGCTACAAGCGCACCTCGTTCTGA
- the cdd gene encoding cytidine deaminase, which yields MHPRFHTAFSALPATLQSALQPYLDAPDFPAMFTAEQAAAIRTGCGLDDDALAFALLPLAAACSLTPISHFHVGAIARGQSGNLYFGANMEFSGAPLQQTVHAEQCAVTHAWLRGEPALASVTVNYTPCGHCRQFMNELNSGGDLQIRLPGRAPATLADYLPDAFGPKDLDIASLLMDKVDHGHRLALDDALTQAALAAANQSHAPYSNAHSGVALETQDGNLYAGRYAENAAFNPSLPPLQAALILLNLSGGDCLNIRRAVLVEPQEAILSQWDATRATLAALGCQNVSRAAF from the coding sequence ATGCATCCGCGTTTTCACACCGCGTTCAGCGCACTGCCCGCGACACTGCAATCCGCCCTGCAGCCCTATCTGGACGCGCCTGACTTTCCGGCGATGTTCACGGCCGAGCAAGCGGCGGCGATCCGCACAGGCTGCGGACTGGACGATGATGCGCTGGCATTCGCGCTGCTGCCGCTGGCGGCGGCCTGCTCGTTAACCCCAATATCGCACTTCCACGTCGGCGCCATCGCACGCGGGCAAAGTGGCAACCTCTATTTCGGTGCCAATATGGAATTCAGCGGCGCACCGCTGCAGCAAACCGTGCATGCGGAACAGTGCGCGGTTACCCATGCCTGGCTGCGCGGTGAACCGGCACTGGCTTCGGTCACCGTCAACTACACGCCGTGCGGCCATTGCCGTCAGTTTATGAATGAGCTGAACAGCGGCGGCGATCTGCAGATCCGTCTGCCGGGCCGCGCGCCGGCCACGCTGGCGGACTATCTGCCGGACGCCTTCGGCCCGAAAGATCTGGATATCGCTTCGCTGCTGATGGACAAGGTCGATCACGGCCACCGGCTGGCGCTGGACGATGCGCTGACGCAGGCGGCGCTGGCGGCGGCCAATCAGAGCCACGCACCGTACAGCAACGCCCACAGCGGCGTGGCGCTGGAAACGCAGGACGGTAACCTCTACGCCGGCCGCTATGCAGAAAACGCCGCCTTCAACCCGAGCCTGCCGCCGTTGCAGGCCGCGCTGATCCTGCTGAACCTCTCCGGCGGCGATTGTCTGAACATCCGCCGCGCCGTGCTGGTCGAACCGCAAGAGGCGATCCTCAGCCAGTGGGACGCCACCCGCGCCACGCTGGCGGCACTGGGCTGCCAAAACGTCAGCCGCGCCGCGTTCTAA
- a CDS encoding CidB/LrgB family autolysis modulator: protein MIHEIWWSLPLTLAVYFAARWLAHKLNMPLLNPLLVSMAVIIPLLLLTGISYERYFQGSKILNDLLQPAVVALAFPLYEQLHQIRARWKSIIAVCFIGSLTAMISGGAIALWLGATPEIAASILPKSVTTPIAMAVADSLGGIPAISAVCVIFVGILGAVLGHTLFNLLKITTHSARGLAMGTASHALGTARCAEMDYQEGAFGSLALVICGIITSLLAPFLFPVLLHLFG from the coding sequence ATGATCCATGAAATCTGGTGGTCGCTGCCGCTAACGCTGGCGGTCTATTTCGCCGCGCGCTGGCTGGCGCATAAGCTGAACATGCCACTGCTCAACCCGCTGCTGGTGTCCATGGCGGTGATCATCCCGCTGCTGCTACTCACCGGCATCTCCTATGAGCGCTACTTTCAGGGCAGCAAAATCCTCAACGATCTGCTGCAGCCGGCGGTCGTCGCGCTGGCCTTCCCGCTGTATGAACAGCTGCACCAGATCCGCGCGCGCTGGAAGTCGATTATCGCGGTGTGCTTCATCGGCAGCCTGACCGCCATGATCAGCGGCGGCGCCATCGCCCTGTGGCTGGGCGCCACGCCGGAAATCGCCGCCTCTATCCTGCCGAAATCGGTCACTACGCCGATCGCCATGGCCGTCGCGGACTCGCTCGGCGGCATTCCGGCGATCAGCGCGGTCTGCGTCATTTTCGTCGGTATCCTCGGCGCCGTGCTCGGCCATACGCTGTTCAACCTGTTGAAAATCACCACCCACTCGGCGCGCGGCCTGGCGATGGGCACCGCATCCCACGCGCTGGGCACCGCACGCTGCGCGGAGATGGACTACCAGGAAGGCGCTTTCGGCTCGCTGGCGCTGGTGATCTGCGGCATTATCACCTCGCTGCTGGCGCCGTTCCTGTTCCCGGTGCTGCTGCATCTGTTCGGTTGA
- a CDS encoding CidA/LrgA family protein codes for MANVLTLCWKYLRALLLIYLCLFVGNALAALLPFAIPGSILGMLLLFALLSTQIMPAKWVKPGCHLLIRYMVLLFVPIGVGVMKYYDQIVAHLGPLVISCLISTLMVLVVVGYTSHYFHRERRIVGKPDDTEGNP; via the coding sequence ATGGCCAACGTGCTCACACTGTGCTGGAAATACCTGAGAGCCCTGCTCCTCATCTATCTTTGTCTGTTCGTCGGCAACGCGCTGGCGGCGCTGCTGCCGTTCGCCATTCCCGGCAGCATCCTCGGCATGCTGCTGCTGTTCGCCCTGCTCTCTACCCAAATTATGCCGGCCAAATGGGTCAAACCCGGCTGCCATTTGCTGATCCGCTACATGGTGCTGCTGTTCGTGCCGATCGGCGTCGGGGTGATGAAATACTATGACCAGATCGTCGCGCATCTGGGCCCACTGGTTATTTCTTGCCTCATCAGCACGCTGATGGTGCTGGTGGTGGTCGGCTATACCTCACACTATTTTCACCGCGAGCGCCGCATCGTCGGTAAGCCCGACGACACGGAGGGTAACCCATGA
- a CDS encoding MFS transporter has protein sequence MKGFPPLINVLLASSLVLTIGRGVTLPFITIYLTEHFHLLPKSVGVILGVSLTLGILASLYGGYLVDKFSKNRLILLSILLFALSFFALPWIPRPGGVIVVLAILHTCYSVLSITIKACFADWLPAEQRIKAFSINYTLVNVGWAIGSALGVLVAGLSPLLPFYLSGGLALATVAALSLRLRGREQRATPAATAPAALPNFRQTLTILRSDRRLIYFTLGSTLGAVVFGQFTGYLSQYLITVSSAEFAYKIIGLVMIVNASIVIALQYLLSRGMRQENMLRWLVLGTLFFIIGLLGFMVAGQAVWLWLAAMAVFTLGEIIVIPVEYMFIDFIAPPHLKGSYYGVQNLSALGGAINPVLCGVLLSYAAPPLMFVMLIVAALLSLLFFFLGHRLAEHAAAIAEDAR, from the coding sequence ATGAAGGGATTTCCCCCGCTGATCAACGTACTGCTGGCCAGTTCGCTGGTGTTGACCATCGGCCGCGGCGTGACGCTGCCGTTCATCACTATCTACCTCACCGAGCATTTCCATCTGCTGCCGAAGAGCGTGGGCGTGATCCTGGGTGTCAGCCTGACCCTCGGCATACTTGCCAGCCTGTACGGCGGCTATCTGGTAGACAAATTCAGCAAGAACCGCCTGATCCTGCTGTCGATTTTATTGTTTGCGCTGAGCTTCTTCGCCCTTCCCTGGATCCCGCGCCCCGGCGGCGTGATCGTGGTGCTGGCGATCCTGCATACCTGTTATTCGGTGCTGAGCATCACCATTAAGGCCTGCTTCGCCGACTGGCTGCCGGCCGAGCAGCGCATCAAGGCTTTTTCAATCAACTACACATTGGTCAACGTCGGCTGGGCGATCGGTTCTGCGCTCGGCGTCCTGGTGGCCGGGCTGAGTCCACTGCTGCCGTTTTACCTGTCGGGCGGGTTGGCGCTGGCGACGGTGGCGGCGCTCAGCCTGCGCTTGCGCGGTCGGGAACAGCGCGCAACGCCAGCCGCCACCGCACCCGCGGCGCTCCCCAACTTCCGCCAGACGCTGACTATCCTGCGCAGCGATCGGCGGCTGATCTACTTCACTCTCGGCAGCACCCTGGGCGCCGTGGTGTTCGGTCAGTTCACCGGCTATCTGTCGCAGTACCTGATCACCGTCTCCAGCGCCGAGTTTGCCTACAAAATCATCGGGCTGGTGATGATTGTCAACGCCAGCATCGTCATCGCCCTGCAATACCTGCTCAGCCGCGGCATGCGCCAGGAAAACATGCTGCGCTGGCTGGTGCTGGGCACGCTGTTTTTCATCATCGGGCTGCTTGGTTTCATGGTGGCCGGCCAGGCGGTCTGGCTATGGCTGGCGGCGATGGCGGTATTTACCCTCGGCGAAATCATCGTTATCCCGGTAGAATACATGTTTATCGACTTTATCGCGCCGCCGCACCTGAAAGGCAGCTACTATGGGGTACAAAATCTCAGCGCGCTGGGCGGCGCCATCAACCCGGTGCTGTGCGGGGTGCTGCTCAGCTATGCCGCGCCGCCGCTGATGTTCGTGATGCTGATCGTCGCGGCGCTGCTCAGCCTGCTGTTTTTCTTCCTCGGCCACCGGCTGGCGGAACACGCGGCGGCAATCGCCGAAGACGCGCGCTGA
- a CDS encoding sugar ABC transporter substrate-binding protein — MKNLKTSLLALSLLAALPLQAAETAAVPAAIAQHQGPVRIAVIRNLGSDDNTTQFLAGAIQEGRKLGFKVDTFLSNGDDARFQDFVNQAISQKYDGIILSQGRAPYSTNLVKRIAAAGIAVAAFDTDVSGSVPGVTVSQQDDASLANASFGQLVKDFNGQANIIKLWVAGFPPMERRQAAYQQLLKQHPGIHELESIGAVSSDVQGDTANKVGAVLAKYPKGKIDAIWGTWDAFTQGAYKALKENGRTEIKLYSIDISNQDLQLMREAGSPWQVSVAVDPKLIGAINLRLVANKIAGESTPDSYQFKATVIPQALLQAQPGPVNVAGLAKIIPGWGSSSDFVQPWFATLQAEHGK, encoded by the coding sequence ATGAAAAACCTCAAGACTTCGCTGCTCGCCCTCAGCCTGCTGGCCGCCCTGCCGCTGCAGGCGGCGGAAACTGCCGCCGTGCCGGCCGCCATCGCTCAGCATCAGGGGCCGGTGCGCATCGCGGTGATCCGCAATCTCGGCTCCGACGACAACACCACGCAATTTTTGGCGGGTGCCATTCAGGAAGGGCGCAAGCTGGGCTTCAAAGTGGACACCTTCCTCAGCAACGGCGACGACGCGCGCTTCCAGGACTTCGTCAACCAGGCTATCAGCCAGAAATATGACGGCATCATTCTCTCGCAGGGGCGAGCCCCCTATTCCACCAACCTGGTCAAACGCATCGCGGCGGCCGGTATCGCCGTAGCGGCTTTCGATACCGACGTCAGCGGCAGCGTTCCCGGCGTCACCGTCTCACAGCAGGACGACGCTTCACTGGCCAACGCCTCCTTCGGCCAGCTGGTGAAGGATTTCAACGGCCAGGCCAACATCATCAAACTCTGGGTAGCCGGCTTCCCGCCGATGGAACGCCGCCAGGCCGCCTATCAGCAACTGCTGAAACAGCATCCGGGCATTCATGAGCTGGAATCGATCGGCGCGGTCTCCTCCGACGTACAGGGCGATACCGCCAACAAGGTGGGCGCGGTGTTGGCGAAATACCCGAAAGGCAAGATCGACGCCATCTGGGGCACCTGGGATGCCTTTACCCAGGGCGCTTACAAGGCGTTGAAAGAGAACGGGCGTACCGAAATCAAGCTGTACAGCATCGATATTTCCAACCAGGACTTGCAGTTGATGCGCGAAGCCGGCAGCCCGTGGCAGGTCAGCGTGGCGGTGGATCCGAAGCTTATCGGCGCGATCAACCTGCGCCTAGTGGCCAACAAGATCGCCGGGGAAAGCACGCCGGACAGCTATCAGTTCAAAGCGACGGTCATTCCGCAGGCGCTGTTACAGGCGCAGCCGGGGCCGGTCAACGTCGCCGGGCTGGCGAAGATCATCCCCGGCTGGGGCAGCAGCAGCGACTTCGTGCAGCCGTGGTTCGCCACGCTGCAGGCCGAACACGGTAAATAA
- the metG gene encoding methionine--tRNA ligase has translation MAQVAKKLLVTCALPYANGSIHLGHMLEHIQADIWVRYQRMRGHEVHFICADDAHGTPIMLKAQQLGVKPEEMIAEMSQEHQQDFAGFGISYDNYHSTHSDENRELSTLIYSRLKENGFIKNRTISQLYDPEKGMFLPDRFVKGTCPKCKSPDQYGDNCEVCGATYSPTELIDPKSVVSGATPVMRDSEHFFFDLPAFSEMLQAWTRSGALQEQVANKMQEWFESGLQQWDISRDAPYFGFEIPDAPGKYFYVWLDAPIGYMGSFKNLCDKRGDLDFDEFWRKDSTTELYHFIGKDIVYFHSLFWPAMLEGSNFRKPTNLFVHGYVTVNGAKMSKSRGTFIKAGTYLQHLDADCLRYYYAAKLSSRIDDIDLNLEDFVQRVNADIVNKVVNLASRNAGFINKRFGGKLADSLADPALYQTFVDAAQSIAEAYAGREFSRAIREIMALADLANRYVDEQAPWVVAKEEGRDADLQAICSMGINLFRVLMTYLKPVLPSLTERAEAFLNAELSWDTIPQPLLGHQVNAFKALFNRIDLDKVSEMVNASKEDMAAAKPVTGPLADDPIQETITFDDFAKVDMRIALIKSADFVEGSDKLLKLQLDLGGESRQIFSGIRSAYPDPKALEGRLTIMVANLAPRKMRFGVSEGMVMAAGPGGKEIFLLSPDSGAQPGMQVK, from the coding sequence ATGGCTCAAGTCGCGAAAAAATTATTGGTGACGTGCGCGCTACCGTACGCAAATGGTTCCATCCATCTCGGCCACATGCTCGAGCACATCCAGGCGGATATCTGGGTGCGTTACCAACGAATGCGCGGCCACGAAGTGCATTTCATCTGCGCGGACGACGCGCACGGCACGCCGATCATGCTGAAAGCGCAGCAACTGGGCGTGAAACCGGAAGAAATGATCGCGGAGATGAGCCAGGAGCACCAACAGGATTTCGCCGGCTTTGGCATCAGCTATGACAACTACCATTCGACCCATAGCGATGAAAACCGCGAGCTGTCCACCCTGATTTACAGCCGCTTGAAAGAAAACGGTTTTATCAAGAACCGCACCATTTCTCAGCTGTACGATCCGGAGAAAGGCATGTTCCTGCCGGACCGTTTCGTGAAAGGCACCTGCCCGAAATGCAAATCGCCCGATCAGTACGGCGACAACTGCGAAGTGTGCGGCGCCACCTACAGCCCGACGGAACTGATCGATCCGAAGTCCGTGGTTTCCGGCGCGACGCCGGTGATGCGCGACTCCGAACACTTCTTCTTCGACCTGCCGGCCTTCAGCGAAATGCTGCAGGCGTGGACGCGCTCCGGCGCGCTGCAAGAGCAAGTAGCGAACAAGATGCAGGAGTGGTTCGAATCCGGCCTGCAGCAGTGGGACATCTCCCGCGATGCGCCTTACTTCGGCTTCGAGATCCCGGATGCGCCGGGCAAATACTTCTACGTCTGGCTGGACGCGCCGATCGGCTACATGGGCTCCTTCAAGAACCTGTGCGACAAGCGCGGCGATCTGGACTTCGACGAGTTCTGGCGCAAAGACTCCACTACCGAGCTGTATCACTTTATCGGCAAGGACATCGTCTACTTCCACAGCCTGTTCTGGCCGGCGATGCTGGAAGGCAGCAACTTCCGCAAACCGACCAACCTGTTCGTGCACGGCTACGTGACGGTGAACGGCGCCAAAATGTCCAAGTCGCGCGGCACCTTCATCAAGGCCGGCACCTACCTGCAGCATCTGGACGCCGACTGCCTGCGCTATTACTACGCCGCCAAGCTCTCTTCACGCATTGATGACATCGATCTCAATCTGGAAGACTTCGTGCAGCGCGTAAACGCCGATATCGTCAACAAGGTGGTGAACCTGGCGTCGCGCAACGCCGGCTTTATCAACAAGCGCTTCGGCGGCAAGCTGGCCGACAGCCTGGCCGATCCGGCGCTGTACCAGACCTTCGTCGACGCGGCGCAGAGCATCGCCGAAGCTTACGCCGGCCGCGAGTTCAGCCGCGCGATCCGCGAAATCATGGCGCTGGCCGATCTGGCCAACCGTTACGTGGATGAGCAGGCACCTTGGGTGGTGGCGAAGGAAGAAGGCCGCGACGCCGATCTGCAGGCCATCTGCTCGATGGGCATCAACCTGTTCCGCGTGCTGATGACTTACCTGAAGCCGGTGCTGCCTTCGCTGACCGAACGCGCCGAAGCGTTCCTCAATGCCGAGCTGAGCTGGGACACGATCCCGCAGCCGCTGCTGGGCCATCAGGTGAACGCATTCAAAGCGCTGTTCAACCGCATCGATCTGGACAAGGTCAGCGAGATGGTCAACGCTTCGAAGGAAGACATGGCCGCCGCCAAACCGGTGACAGGTCCATTGGCCGATGATCCGATCCAGGAAACCATCACCTTCGACGACTTCGCCAAGGTGGACATGCGCATCGCCCTGATCAAGAGCGCCGACTTTGTCGAAGGCTCTGACAAACTGCTGAAACTGCAGCTGGACCTGGGCGGCGAATCGCGCCAGATCTTCTCCGGCATTCGCTCCGCTTACCCGGATCCGAAAGCGCTGGAAGGCCGCCTGACCATCATGGTCGCCAACCTGGCGCCGCGCAAAATGCGTTTCGGCGTTTCGGAAGGCATGGTGATGGCGGCGGGCCCTGGCGGGAAAGAGATCTTCCTGCTGAGCCCGGACAGCGGCGCACAGCCAGGCATGCAGGTCAAGTAA